AGCCGGTCGGTGCAGTTTGGATGTTTCCTAAAAACGTTTTCACTTCACCTCAAGTAACTACCACAGTTTTAGAAAGAAACTTAAATTGTGGCTTATGGGAAACTTGGAAGTGTAAGCGCgcgtgtatgtatatatatatatatatatatatatatatgtgtatatgtgtgtgtgtatatgtgtgtgtgtatatgtgtgtgtgtatatgtgtgtgtgtatatatgtgtgtgtatatatgtgtgtgtgtatatatgtgtgtgtgtgtatatatatatatatgtgtgtgtatatatgtatatgtatgtacatatatgtgtatgtgtgtatatatatgtatgtatatatcatatatgtatgtatatatcatatatgtatatgtgtatatatgtgtgtgtgtatgtatgtatgtatgtatatatgtgtatatgtgtgtatatatgtatgtatatgtatatgtatgtgtatgtatatgtatgtatatatcatatatgtatatgtgtgtgtgtgtgtgtgtgtgtgtgtgtgtgtatgtatatatatatgtatgtatacagtgtctcccacccactccatgacatgctggtcaagcaaaggagcaccttcagcagaagactcatccccccaaaaagcaccacagagcgccacaggaagtcattcctgcctgtggccatcaaactctttaactcctcccaaactggacattgatcattacatctctgccataattgaataattgtgcaatattctgtgtactactccagtgcaatattagttttcccatgttagtttttcttatttattgttattgatattatatatctctattactctcgacagtacatgcacctctgcttattacttattttattacattgtattattatactgtattatcatcatcaaccggtaaacccacttggtacttcacacttagtttatcttatacttatacccacctgatacttatacttattttctgacctgtttttatagtgttttatagtgtatcatattgtttgctagtactttctcctgtgtgcactgacgtaaaggcaagctactttaacaaagagtttccctacggggatcaataaagtatttctgattctgattctaatatatatatgtgtgtatatatgaatgcatgaatatttatatatatgtatgtatgtgtatacacatatacatatatatcctgatgtttttatttagaatgattttattgtttttatttcattgtggaAGATGtattcaatattattattattacttaaagGTACAGTTCAccttcaaaacaacaacaacatatttttcctctcacctgtagtgctatttatccatctagattgttttggtgtgagttgccgagttttggagatatcggctgcaTAGATGTCTGCCTTGTTTGAATATTATGGAACTAtgtggcactcggcttgtgatgcttaaagcaccaaaaaaataaaaaaacatttgaaaaactcaacagcaatgtctctttccagaaatcatgacccagttactcaagatgatccacagatttgttgtgagtagattcatgtaggaactgttttctttcttcagattgttcctacatgaaactgctcacaacaaggtcagatcacataatttttttgtaaactCTTGAATCaaaaagtaaccagtaactgtagctgtaaaataaaagtggtggagtaaaaagtggaatatttccctctgacatgtGTAAGTATAAATTAGCAAGTCCCTCACATTTGTACTTAAGACTCCTGCATCAACGTTTTACATCAAggacaaaaatggaaataagtcttggacttttgttgttttagccTTGATATTTtgtagatacagtatgtgtgaccTCCATCTCACtgttaactaaactaaactaacaactttatttatgaGATGAAGTATGTCCTTTGTATTTCTTCCATTGAATATATACTCACCATCAGGCTTACAAAAAGTTAACGATGAAAATACccagtatataaaataatgagcaaacaaatgtgattttttcCCCAATAAAACATCATTGGCCATAGTTTCTGTGATTTCACTCCTCTCCCTGGTATTTTCTAAAGTTTCTAGAGTTTCTAAATCAGTAAGTTCATAGCCTTGACAGGATAAGAGAAGGTACCTGCGTACTTACAGTCAAGGAGACAAGATCCAAGTTATTTAACCCTAATGTTCTCTTTGGGGTCCTGGAGACCCCTGAAGACCCTATTTAATAGCTCAGAAAACATACGCTGTATTGGTTTATCACCTTGATACTTCATGAGATTTCCTCATTTTATGAGAATTGCTCATTaacatgattttgaactgatgccGTCTACGAAGTCGGCTACATAAATTGATGCATAACTTCTGTTTGGGGTCTCAGAGACCTCAAAtgtaaaacatggttaaatacaaTGGGTATTCATATGCTCCATATCTGTCATTAGTCTTAACAGTACTTTTTACAAAGCATTACCCCTTCCAAATCTCAAATAAGTCTATTTGGTCTCACAGTCTCCTATTTGTTTATCTATTACTGGAGTTTTATAAGCTCATAAAAGGTCCGTCAGGGAGTCAGACCTCTCTGGGGTCTAATTTAACTAAAGTGATGTCAATATGAAGGAAGCACAttgtacatttctttgtctgtaaaTGAGTTTTTGGCAATACATAGCCATAATATTGCATTCTAATTCCTGcttaagaaaaagtacaaaactatTATCAgtcaaatgtaattaaagtattaaaagtaacatACTCATTCTTTGATCCttgaacaattatttaaatgaaaatatcagaGCAGTTTAGagaggaaatgtctctttggtggaacagacatctgaaacatgacaaggagaCACAACTAGACACGTTTTTGTAAGAGGTCACAAACCAACAAGTTTgtgaaccactggtttaatctttaacaatgtgttgaattttatacatttttttttaacattaggTTTTTATTagacagtgacagctgcagacatagacaggaaaggagagagagagagagagagagagagagagagagagggagatgacatgcagcaaaggccCCCAGGTTGGAGTCGAACTGTGGCTGCTGCGGTCAGAACTCTAAGTCttaaagcagaaaaatatatatttttgatttctgTCCCATTAACACAGAATATGCCAAGACAAACTTAcgatttaaatacaatttagaGCAGTTTTTCTTCTTAATCCAAAGCTGACATTATAAAAACATGGCAGTGAGAAAGATCATCAATTTGGTTAACTCAAGCTTAGAAGATACGCAGTACAGATATGAAATCGTTATTGACTCAGTACAGGATCATCAATTAATTGCTGTGCAGCCGTCACAGCCCAAAGCCTCACAAGGGTCAGTATTCTTGACCGTCGTCGTCATTTTCAGAATCTGGGCTCATGTGACCCAACTCCTCGTAATCCCTTTCAAGACAGGCCAGGTCCTCTCTGGCCTCTGCAAACTCTCCCTCCTCCATGCCCTCACCCACATACCAGTGGATGAACGCACGCTTAGCGTACATGAGGTCGAATTTGTGGTCAAGGCGAGACCAGGCCTCAGCAATGGCGGTGGTGTTGCTCAGCATGCACACAGCCCTCTGGACTTTGGCCAGGTCGCCACCAGGAACTGCAGTTGGAGGTTGGTAATTAATGCCAACCTGTTGAGACGAAGAGAATGATCAGAAAGATAAAGTATCTCAAGCTGCACTTCTTACCTTCATAATGTTACTCACCTTGAAGCCAGTCGGGCACCAGTCGACAAACTGAATGGAACGTCTGGTCTTTATATTTGCAATGGCCGAATTCACATCCTTAGGGATGACATCACCTCGGTACAGCATGCAGCACGCCATGTACTTGCCGTGACGAGGGTCGCACTTCACCATCTGATTGGATGGCTCGAAGCAAGCGCTTGTGATCTCGGACACAGTCAGCTGCTCGTGGTACGCCTTCTCAGCAGAGATGATGGGTGAGTAGGTAACCAGTGGGAAGTGGATACGTGGAAATGGGACCAGGTTGGTCTGGAACTCCATCAGATCGACATTGAGGGCGCCATCAAAACGAAGAGAGGCCGTGATTGAGGAAACAATCTGACCGATCAATCTGTTGAGGTTGATGTAGCCAGGACTCTCAATGTCCATGTTGCGACGACATATGTCGTAGATGGCCTCGTTGTCAACCATGAAGGCGCAGTCAGAGTGCTCTAAGGTGGTGTGGGTGGTTAGGATGGCGTTGTAGGGCTCCACCACAGCAGTTGACACCTGGGGAGCTGGATAGACAGCGAACTCCAGCTTGGCTTTCTTGCCATAGTCTAGAGACAGACGCTCCATCAGCAGAGAGGTGAAGCCAGAGCCAGTTCCACCACCAAAGCTGTGAAAGACGAGGAACCCCTGCAGGCCTGTGCACTGGTCCGTCTGACGAAAGGGACAGAAGGACAGGACAGCCTCTGTtataggaatagtttgacattttgcaaaatgcgcttatttgctttcttgcagagagttaggtgagaagattgataccgctctcatatCAGTCaattcaatatgaagctacagcaagcagcctgttagcttggctacaaagactggaaacggggggaaacagctagcctggctctgtccaaaggtgtcAAAATCCAgcaaccagcacctctaaacctcactaattaacatgttttacctcgtttgtttaatccacgcaaaaaccgaagtgtaaaaacggtGACTTCCTTCCTTCGgattaaacaaagacacattgaacagacagatatgagagtggtatggATCTTCCcttctaactctctgcaagaaagcaatgagtgtattttccaaaacgttgaactattccttaatACAAATGTAGTGCAGAAAGTTAACAGGTTTTAAGCTCATGCaataaaattgtaattattGTAAGAGCATCATTATTCCCACTTACATTCCCACATtagatatttaaataaaatctagAGCAGAAAAAACacctcaaaacaaaacaatgcttgtctttgtcttcaTAGGTCTTTCTAGAAATTGCACAATAATGGTCATTCATCGggttttatcattattactgaCCATTTTACGAACTCGCTCCATGACTGCATCAATGATTTCTTTCCCGACAGTGTAATGGCCACGAGCGTAGTTGTTGGCTGCATCCTCCTTTCCAGAGATCAGTTGCTCAGGGTGAAAAAGCTCTTTGTACTTTCCAACCCTTACT
This sequence is a window from Siniperca chuatsi isolate FFG_IHB_CAS linkage group LG10, ASM2008510v1, whole genome shotgun sequence. Protein-coding genes within it:
- the tuba5 gene encoding tubulin alpha 5 isoform X2, with amino-acid sequence MGHADEVRVGKYKELFHPEQLISGKEDAANNYARGHYTVGKEIIDAVMERVRKMTDQCTGLQGFLVFHSFGGGTGSGFTSLLMERLSLDYGKKAKLEFAVYPAPQVSTAVVEPYNAILTTHTTLEHSDCAFMVDNEAIYDICRRNMDIESPGYINLNRLIGQIVSSITASLRFDGALNVDLMEFQTNLVPFPRIHFPLVTYSPIISAEKAYHEQLTVSEITSACFEPSNQMVKCDPRHGKYMACCMLYRGDVIPKDVNSAIANIKTRRSIQFVDWCPTGFKVGINYQPPTAVPGGDLAKVQRAVCMLSNTTAIAEAWSRLDHKFDLMYAKRAFIHWYVGEGMEEGEFAEAREDLACLERDYEELGHMSPDSENDDDGQEY
- the tuba5 gene encoding tubulin alpha 5 isoform X1, encoding MRECISIHVGQAGVQTGNACWELFCLEHGIGPDGVFLDNPAELNSREDPFNTFFNTGSSGCHVPRAIYVDLEPTVVDEVRVGKYKELFHPEQLISGKEDAANNYARGHYTVGKEIIDAVMERVRKMTDQCTGLQGFLVFHSFGGGTGSGFTSLLMERLSLDYGKKAKLEFAVYPAPQVSTAVVEPYNAILTTHTTLEHSDCAFMVDNEAIYDICRRNMDIESPGYINLNRLIGQIVSSITASLRFDGALNVDLMEFQTNLVPFPRIHFPLVTYSPIISAEKAYHEQLTVSEITSACFEPSNQMVKCDPRHGKYMACCMLYRGDVIPKDVNSAIANIKTRRSIQFVDWCPTGFKVGINYQPPTAVPGGDLAKVQRAVCMLSNTTAIAEAWSRLDHKFDLMYAKRAFIHWYVGEGMEEGEFAEAREDLACLERDYEELGHMSPDSENDDDGQEY